A genomic region of Bosea sp. 124 contains the following coding sequences:
- the aceB gene encoding malate synthase A — protein MSQPSVTLPKGVVVKGAIAERYEEVLSHDALAFVAELQRRFNETRKRLLALRIERQKRFDAGETPDFLAETRHIREGDWKVAAIPADLQDRRVEITGPVDRKMIVNALNCGAKVFMADFEDASSPVWANMIEGQINLKDRWAGAIDFTDKVTGKAYKLGAKPAVLIIRPRGWHLPEAHIEIDGEIASGSLVDFGLYLFHNAKAALAAGSGPYFYLPKLESHLEARLWNDVFVAAQNALGLKIGTIKATVLIETLPAAFEMDEILYELRDHMAGLNCGRWDYIFSFIKKLARNPAFVLPDRSQVVMTKAFLNAYSLLLIKTCHRRGAFAMGGMAAQIPVKNNPEANAAAFAKVKADKEREAGNGHDGTWVAHPDLVPVAMEVFDRLMPQANQLDKARDDVKVGREDLLEVHQGTRSEEGFRENIRVGVQYLEAWLRGRGAVPIYNMMEDAATAEISRAQIWQFVSYGVEVDGKTTVTPELFKRCLAEEMERVKGEVGPENYARGRFPEAIELFSKLSLAPEFEEFLTVPAYGKL, from the coding sequence ATGTCGCAGCCTTCCGTCACCCTGCCCAAAGGCGTCGTCGTCAAGGGCGCCATTGCCGAGCGCTACGAGGAGGTGCTGAGCCATGACGCGCTCGCCTTCGTCGCCGAGCTGCAGCGCCGCTTCAACGAGACGCGCAAGCGCCTCCTCGCTTTGCGCATCGAGCGCCAGAAGCGCTTCGACGCCGGCGAGACGCCGGACTTCCTCGCCGAGACCCGCCATATCCGCGAGGGCGACTGGAAGGTCGCGGCCATCCCCGCCGACCTGCAGGACCGCCGCGTCGAGATCACCGGCCCGGTCGACCGCAAGATGATTGTCAACGCGCTGAATTGCGGCGCAAAGGTCTTCATGGCCGATTTCGAGGACGCCTCCTCACCGGTCTGGGCCAATATGATCGAGGGCCAGATCAACCTGAAGGACCGCTGGGCGGGCGCCATCGACTTCACCGACAAGGTGACGGGCAAGGCCTACAAGCTCGGTGCCAAGCCGGCCGTCCTGATCATCCGCCCGCGCGGCTGGCATCTGCCGGAGGCCCATATCGAGATCGACGGCGAGATCGCCTCGGGCTCGCTGGTCGATTTCGGCCTCTATCTCTTCCACAACGCCAAGGCCGCTCTGGCAGCGGGCTCGGGCCCCTATTTCTACCTGCCCAAGCTCGAGAGCCATCTCGAGGCGCGCCTCTGGAACGACGTCTTCGTCGCCGCCCAGAATGCGCTTGGCCTGAAAATCGGCACGATCAAGGCGACCGTCCTGATCGAGACGCTGCCGGCAGCCTTCGAGATGGACGAGATCCTCTACGAATTGCGCGACCACATGGCCGGCCTCAACTGCGGCCGCTGGGACTACATCTTCTCCTTCATCAAGAAGCTTGCCCGCAACCCGGCCTTCGTCCTGCCCGACCGCTCGCAGGTCGTCATGACCAAGGCCTTCCTGAACGCCTATTCGCTGCTGCTGATCAAGACCTGCCACCGCCGCGGCGCCTTCGCGATGGGCGGCATGGCCGCGCAGATCCCGGTCAAGAACAACCCCGAGGCCAACGCCGCCGCCTTCGCCAAGGTCAAGGCCGACAAGGAGCGCGAGGCCGGCAACGGCCATGACGGCACCTGGGTTGCCCATCCCGACCTCGTCCCGGTCGCCATGGAGGTCTTCGACCGGCTGATGCCGCAGGCCAACCAGCTCGACAAGGCGCGCGACGACGTGAAGGTCGGGCGCGAGGACCTGCTGGAAGTCCATCAGGGCACGCGCTCGGAAGAGGGCTTCCGCGAGAACATCCGCGTCGGCGTGCAGTATCTCGAAGCCTGGCTGCGCGGCCGTGGCGCGGTGCCTATCTACAATATGATGGAAGACGCCGCGACCGCCGAAATCAGCCGCGCCCAGATCTGGCAGTTCGTCAGCTACGGCGTCGAGGTCGACGGCAAGACCACGGTCACGCCCGAGCTGTTTAAGCGCTGCCTCGCCGAGGAGATGGAGCGCGTGAAAGGCGAGGTCGGCCCGGAGAACTACGCCAGGGGCCGTTTCCCGGAGGCGATCGAACTGTTCTCGAAGCTGTCGCTGGCGCCCGAGTTCGAGGAGTTCCTCACCGTGCCGGCTTACGGGAAGCTGTGA
- a CDS encoding folate-binding protein YgfZ → MPATHLIDRGVIRVSGEDARDFLQNIVTNDMDAVTPDQAGYGALLTPQGKIICDFLVVAVPEGEGGGFLLDTPLLQTADLMKRLKLYKLRARVALDDLTEATAVIASCDGAALPEEAGLVYVDPRLPGLGQRAMTDRDGAAEIATASADAWHASRIALGVPEGGRDFTYGDAFPHEALLDQLGGVSFKKGCYIGQEVVSRMQHRGTARTRVVPIVFVDGIAAETGSDATAGGKALGRIGSGANGRALALLRLDRVADALAAGEPLLGGGLAFSLAKPDFIRFPFPGEAGFGAAA, encoded by the coding sequence ATGCCTGCCACCCACCTCATCGATCGCGGCGTCATCCGCGTCAGCGGCGAGGATGCGCGCGACTTCCTGCAGAACATCGTCACCAACGACATGGACGCGGTGACGCCGGACCAGGCGGGGTACGGCGCGCTCCTGACGCCGCAAGGCAAGATCATCTGCGATTTCCTGGTCGTCGCGGTTCCCGAAGGCGAGGGCGGCGGCTTCCTGCTCGACACCCCCCTGCTCCAGACGGCCGACCTGATGAAGCGCCTGAAACTCTACAAGCTGCGCGCCAGGGTGGCGCTCGACGACCTGACCGAGGCCACAGCGGTGATCGCCTCGTGCGACGGCGCGGCGCTCCCCGAGGAGGCCGGCCTCGTCTACGTCGATCCGCGCCTGCCAGGCCTCGGCCAGCGCGCCATGACCGATCGCGACGGCGCGGCCGAGATCGCGACGGCCTCGGCCGACGCCTGGCACGCAAGCCGCATCGCGCTCGGCGTTCCCGAGGGCGGACGCGACTTCACCTATGGCGATGCTTTCCCGCATGAGGCCCTGCTCGACCAGCTCGGCGGTGTCTCCTTCAAGAAGGGCTGCTATATCGGCCAGGAGGTGGTCTCGCGCATGCAGCATCGCGGCACGGCAAGGACCCGGGTCGTGCCGATCGTCTTCGTCGATGGCATCGCGGCCGAGACCGGCTCCGATGCCACGGCTGGCGGCAAGGCGCTGGGCCGGATCGGCTCCGGGGCGAATGGCCGCGCGCTCGCCCTGCTGCGGCTCGACCGTGTCGCGGATGCACTGGCCGCGGGCGAGCCCCTGCTCGGCGGCGGGCTGGCCTTCTCGCTCGCCAAGCCGGATTTCATCCGCTTTCCCTTCCCCGGCGAAGCCGGCTTCGGAGCCGCCGCATGA
- a CDS encoding NUDIX domain-containing protein: protein MSTTFSTRLIEAVARYRAEVASPREHLSLLRWQIAQGDALDRRDTFPGHVTTSAYVLSPDHARILLIDHVVIGRWLQPGGHWEDAATFAESAAREALEETGVQGLALHPWHKGGDLPFVIDSHDVPGKSARNEPAHVHHDLQYLFLADPASALVAQIEEVHAAAWKPLQDLADIAPLALGRIQSLTVPG from the coding sequence ATGAGCACCACCTTCAGCACCCGCCTCATCGAAGCCGTCGCGCGTTATCGCGCCGAGGTCGCCTCCCCGCGCGAGCATCTCTCGCTGCTGCGCTGGCAGATCGCCCAGGGCGATGCACTCGACCGGCGCGACACCTTTCCCGGCCATGTCACGACCAGCGCCTATGTGCTGTCGCCCGACCATGCCCGCATCCTGCTGATCGACCATGTCGTGATCGGCCGCTGGCTCCAGCCCGGTGGCCATTGGGAGGACGCAGCGACCTTCGCGGAATCGGCTGCGCGCGAAGCGCTGGAGGAGACTGGCGTGCAGGGCCTCGCCTTGCACCCCTGGCACAAAGGCGGCGATCTGCCCTTCGTCATCGACAGCCATGACGTGCCCGGCAAGTCCGCCCGCAACGAGCCCGCCCATGTCCATCACGACCTGCAATATCTCTTCCTGGCCGATCCGGCCTCGGCCCTCGTCGCCCAGATCGAGGAGGTCCATGCGGCTGCATGGAAGCCGCTGCAGGACCTCGCGGACATCGCGCCGCTCGCACTCGGCCGGATCCAGAGCCTGACCGTGCCGGGCTGA
- a CDS encoding S-(hydroxymethyl)glutathione dehydrogenase/class III alcohol dehydrogenase, protein MKTRAAVAWEAGKPLTIETIEIGGPKVGEVLVEVMATGICHTDAYTLSGLDSEGKFPAILGHEGAGIVREVGAGVTTLKAGDHVIPLYTPECRSCKSCLSRRTNLCTSIRATQGQGVMPDGTSRFSCDSGEIFHYMGCSTFANFTILPEIALAKVREDAPFDKICYIGCGVTTGIGAVIYTAKVWPGANVVVFGLGGIGLNVIQGARMVGADKIIGVDINPAKVEMAKKFGMTDFINPKEVGNDKVVQAIVDLTGGGADFSFDATGNTDVMRQALECCHRGWGESIVIGVAEAGKEIATRPFQLVTGRVWKGTAFGGARGRTDVPKIVDWYMDGKINIDDLITHKLSLDEINHGFDLMHEGKSIRSVVVY, encoded by the coding sequence ATGAAGACACGCGCCGCAGTCGCCTGGGAAGCCGGCAAGCCGCTCACCATCGAAACCATCGAGATCGGCGGACCGAAGGTCGGCGAGGTGCTTGTCGAGGTCATGGCGACGGGCATCTGCCACACCGACGCCTACACGCTGTCGGGCCTCGATTCCGAAGGGAAATTCCCGGCGATCCTCGGCCATGAGGGTGCGGGCATCGTGCGCGAGGTCGGCGCCGGCGTGACCACGCTCAAAGCCGGCGACCACGTCATCCCGCTCTACACGCCGGAATGCCGGAGCTGTAAGTCCTGCCTGTCGCGCCGCACCAATCTCTGCACCTCGATCCGCGCGACGCAAGGTCAGGGCGTGATGCCCGACGGCACCTCGCGCTTCTCCTGCGATAGCGGCGAGATCTTCCACTATATGGGCTGCTCGACTTTCGCGAACTTCACCATCCTGCCCGAGATCGCGCTGGCCAAGGTCCGCGAGGACGCTCCCTTCGACAAGATCTGCTACATCGGCTGCGGCGTCACGACCGGCATCGGCGCGGTGATCTACACGGCCAAGGTCTGGCCGGGCGCGAATGTCGTGGTCTTCGGACTCGGCGGCATCGGCCTGAACGTCATCCAGGGCGCCCGCATGGTCGGCGCCGACAAGATCATCGGCGTCGACATCAACCCGGCCAAGGTCGAGATGGCGAAGAAGTTCGGCATGACGGACTTCATCAACCCGAAGGAGGTCGGCAACGACAAGGTCGTGCAGGCGATCGTCGACCTGACCGGCGGCGGCGCCGATTTCTCCTTCGACGCCACCGGCAACACGGACGTTATGCGCCAGGCGCTCGAATGCTGCCATCGCGGCTGGGGTGAATCGATCGTCATCGGCGTCGCCGAGGCCGGCAAGGAGATCGCCACCCGCCCGTTCCAGCTCGTCACCGGCCGTGTCTGGAAGGGCACGGCCTTCGGCGGCGCGCGCGGCCGCACCGATGTCCCGAAGATCGTCGACTGGTACATGGACGGCAAGATCAACATCGACGACCTGATCACGCACAAGCTCAGCCTTGACGAAATCAACCACGGCTTCGACCTGATGCACGAGGGCAAGTCGATCCGCAGCGTCGTGGTCTACTGA
- a CDS encoding metal-sensing transcriptional repressor, whose translation MPHTPSEKRRAIARLRRIKGQAQALELAVEAGAECGALLQQIAALRGAATGLMAEVLESHLRETLHAPAPGDRSDRIADGDAEIAQIMRIIRPYLK comes from the coding sequence ATGCCTCACACCCCATCGGAGAAGCGGCGCGCCATTGCCCGGCTCCGCCGGATCAAAGGCCAGGCCCAGGCTCTCGAACTCGCGGTGGAGGCAGGCGCGGAGTGCGGCGCCCTGCTCCAGCAGATTGCCGCCTTGCGTGGCGCGGCGACCGGGCTGATGGCGGAAGTCCTGGAAAGCCATCTGCGCGAGACGCTGCATGCTCCGGCACCTGGCGATCGATCAGACCGGATCGCCGACGGCGACGCCGAGATCGCCCAGATCATGCGTATCATCCGCCCCTATCTGAAATAA
- a CDS encoding haloacid dehalogenase: protein MTAPIHSIWLMPAADDSALLAGIVSELSQRFGTPLFTPHLTIAGDTDRPVTALASAIAEAAGEVTFFLEVVAGIETSEAFFRSFYARFAVSSPLAALKQRLDGQATEVFMPHVSLLYGPVEAGPKAQAADKISHALAGRSIRFDRLCVVTSGQDVPIDQWRVVETATLA, encoded by the coding sequence ATGACAGCGCCGATCCATTCCATCTGGCTGATGCCCGCTGCAGACGACAGCGCGCTACTCGCCGGCATCGTTTCCGAGCTGTCGCAGCGCTTCGGTACGCCGCTCTTCACGCCGCATCTGACGATAGCCGGCGACACCGACAGGCCCGTGACGGCGCTCGCCTCCGCGATCGCGGAGGCGGCGGGAGAGGTCACCTTTTTTTTAGAGGTCGTGGCGGGAATCGAGACCAGCGAGGCCTTCTTCCGCTCGTTCTACGCGCGTTTCGCGGTCAGCTCGCCACTGGCCGCGCTGAAGCAGCGGCTCGATGGACAGGCGACGGAGGTCTTCATGCCGCATGTCTCGCTGCTTTACGGGCCTGTCGAGGCCGGTCCGAAGGCGCAGGCTGCCGATAAGATCTCACACGCGCTTGCAGGCCGGTCGATCCGCTTCGACCGGCTCTGCGTCGTCACCTCGGGCCAGGACGTCCCGATCGACCAGTGGCGCGTGGTTGAGACGGCGACGCTGGCCTGA
- a CDS encoding DNA-3-methyladenine glycosylase I produces MSEAAPAGEATRAGDDRIAIEGPDGRFRCRWPGTDPLYLAYHDTEWGVPEYDSRALWEKLILDGFQAGLSWITILRKRDAFRAGFAGFAPEAVARFTEADVQRLLADPGIIRHRGKIEGTIKSARAYLAISEREPFADFLWKHLDGRVLQNRFRTQGEVPTQTKLSEAMAKELKKAGFTFCGPTIVYAFMEACGLVNDHLTGCFRWQECAALARDQRPAA; encoded by the coding sequence ATGAGCGAGGCAGCCCCCGCAGGCGAGGCAACCCGTGCCGGCGACGATCGCATCGCGATCGAAGGGCCGGACGGCAGGTTCCGCTGTCGCTGGCCGGGCACCGATCCGCTTTACCTCGCCTATCACGACACCGAATGGGGCGTGCCGGAATACGACTCCCGCGCGCTTTGGGAGAAGCTGATCCTCGACGGCTTCCAGGCCGGCCTGTCCTGGATCACCATCCTGAGGAAGCGGGACGCCTTCCGCGCCGGTTTCGCCGGCTTCGCGCCGGAAGCCGTCGCCCGCTTCACCGAGGCCGATGTGCAGCGCCTGCTCGCCGATCCCGGCATCATCCGCCACCGTGGCAAGATCGAGGGCACGATCAAGAGCGCGCGCGCCTATCTCGCGATCAGCGAGCGCGAGCCCTTCGCCGATTTCCTCTGGAAGCATCTCGACGGCCGCGTGCTCCAGAATAGGTTCCGCACCCAGGGCGAGGTGCCGACGCAGACGAAGCTGTCGGAGGCGATGGCGAAGGAATTGAAGAAGGCCGGTTTCACCTTCTGCGGCCCCACCATCGTCTACGCCTTCATGGAAGCCTGCGGGCTGGTCAACGACCACCTCACCGGCTGCTTCCGTTGGCAGGAATGCGCCGCGCTGGCGCGCGACCAGCGGCCCGCCGCCTGA
- a CDS encoding DUF1330 domain-containing protein, with amino-acid sequence MRFSGRSFASPENDVQDTPNPARAVGVSQYSVEHAQRVHDSAAYQEAMALLGNGAERDIRIVEGV; translated from the coding sequence CTGAGATTCTCGGGTCGAAGCTTCGCTTCGCCCGAGAATGACGTCCAAGACACGCCAAACCCCGCCCGCGCCGTTGGCGTCAGCCAATATAGTGTCGAACATGCGCAACGGGTGCACGACAGCGCCGCTTATCAAGAGGCTATGGCGTTGCTCGGCAACGGCGCCGAACGAGACATCCGCATTGTCGAGGGCGTGTGA
- a CDS encoding dihydroorotase, with protein MPQTFDAILKGGTVVNHDGRVQRDLGITGGKIMALGDLSSASAGEVVDCTGLHILPGVIDSQVHFREPGLDHKEDLETGSRAAVLGGVTTVFEMPNTIPQTTSPEALADKIRRGKHRMHCDFAFWVGGTHENVNDVPELERLPGAAGIKVFMGSSTGDLLVEDDAGVAEILKRTRRRAAFHSEDEGMLRERMGLRVTGDPSSHPVWRSPEVALTCTKRLVRIARETGARVHILHISTGDEMEFLKDHKDVATVEVLPNHLTLVAPDCYERLGTYAQMNPPIRDDSHRQRIWWGVDQGIVDVLGSDHAPHTHEEKHHAYPASHSGMPGVQTLVPIMLDHVNAGRLTLERFVDLSSHGPQRIFGLEGKGRIAAGYDADLTIVDLKRRETITNAWGASKCGWTPYDGVSVTGWPVGTYVRGQKVMWEAQIVTPAQGEPARFLEALPRG; from the coding sequence ATGCCGCAAACCTTCGACGCCATTCTCAAGGGCGGCACGGTGGTGAACCATGACGGGCGCGTTCAGCGCGACCTCGGCATCACCGGCGGCAAGATCATGGCGCTGGGCGATCTTTCCAGTGCCTCCGCCGGCGAGGTCGTCGATTGCACGGGGCTGCACATCCTGCCCGGCGTGATCGATTCACAGGTGCATTTCCGCGAGCCGGGTCTCGACCACAAGGAGGATCTGGAGACGGGCTCGCGCGCGGCCGTGCTCGGCGGCGTCACCACCGTCTTCGAGATGCCCAATACGATTCCGCAGACGACCAGCCCTGAGGCGCTTGCCGACAAGATCAGGCGCGGCAAACATCGCATGCATTGTGACTTCGCCTTCTGGGTCGGCGGGACGCATGAGAACGTCAACGACGTGCCCGAGCTCGAGCGGCTGCCCGGTGCCGCCGGCATCAAGGTGTTCATGGGCTCGTCCACCGGCGATCTCCTGGTCGAGGACGATGCCGGTGTCGCCGAGATCCTAAAGCGCACGCGCCGCCGTGCTGCCTTCCACTCGGAGGACGAGGGCATGCTGCGCGAGCGCATGGGCCTGCGCGTCACGGGCGATCCGTCGAGCCATCCGGTCTGGCGTTCGCCGGAGGTGGCGCTGACCTGCACGAAGCGGCTGGTGCGGATCGCCCGCGAGACCGGCGCGCGGGTGCATATCCTGCACATCTCGACCGGCGACGAGATGGAGTTCCTGAAAGACCACAAGGATGTCGCGACCGTCGAGGTGCTGCCGAACCATCTGACGCTGGTCGCGCCGGACTGCTACGAGCGGCTCGGCACCTATGCCCAGATGAACCCGCCGATCCGCGATGACAGCCATCGCCAGCGCATCTGGTGGGGCGTCGATCAGGGCATCGTCGACGTGCTCGGCTCGGACCATGCGCCGCATACGCATGAGGAGAAGCACCACGCCTATCCAGCGAGCCATTCCGGCATGCCGGGCGTGCAGACGCTGGTGCCGATCATGCTCGACCATGTGAATGCGGGCAGGCTGACGCTGGAGCGCTTCGTCGACCTCTCCAGCCACGGGCCGCAGCGCATCTTCGGGCTGGAGGGCAAGGGCCGGATCGCGGCTGGCTACGACGCCGATTTGACCATCGTCGATCTGAAGCGCCGCGAGACCATCACCAATGCCTGGGGCGCCTCGAAATGCGGCTGGACGCCCTATGACGGCGTCAGCGTCACCGGCTGGCCGGTCGGCACCTATGTGCGCGGCCAGAAAGTAATGTGGGAGGCGCAGATCGTGACGCCGGCGCAGGGCGAGCCGGCGCGCTTTCTGGAAGCGTTGCCGCGCGGCTGA
- a CDS encoding pilus assembly protein, giving the protein MAIRDFLRRRWRELQTSERGNVMLMFAFAMVPVIGLTGATIDYSRATTAHQVLNAAVDSAALMAARDAAKLSDTEVRDRINKWIKANLHGDAARTFTSANITIDRTARTIAIDSQVSIDTSLTRVIGQDAMVIKSKSQSTWGTNTIELALALDNTGSMDSSGKMTALKTAATNLIDIMKDATTETDQIKVSIVPFATQVKIATSFKNEAWLRFDQTKTTCTTNKGKQTCTTTAITKSTWAGCVSDRDQPNDVKDNESVLAYATLYPADFCAQSTLAPILPLTADWAALKTAINGMTPVGNTNVTIGATWGMATLTPGVPFTQARPFATPRLNKYMILLTDGENTQNRFTSDGAAIDARTKLACQTAKDAGIRVYTVRVIDGDRTLLQNCASEVGMYYEVSSAAQLTPVFQQIAREISQVRLTH; this is encoded by the coding sequence ATGGCAATTCGAGACTTCCTGCGTCGACGCTGGCGTGAATTGCAGACCAGCGAGCGCGGCAACGTGATGTTGATGTTCGCCTTCGCGATGGTGCCCGTGATCGGGCTGACCGGCGCCACGATCGACTACTCCCGCGCGACGACGGCCCATCAGGTGCTCAACGCGGCCGTGGACTCCGCGGCGCTGATGGCGGCCCGCGACGCGGCCAAGCTCTCGGACACCGAGGTCCGCGACCGGATCAACAAATGGATCAAGGCGAACCTGCACGGAGACGCCGCCAGGACCTTCACGAGTGCCAACATCACCATCGACCGTACGGCACGCACCATCGCCATCGACTCTCAGGTGAGCATCGATACGAGCCTGACGCGCGTGATCGGCCAGGATGCGATGGTCATCAAGAGCAAGTCGCAGTCGACCTGGGGCACGAACACGATCGAACTGGCGCTGGCGCTCGACAACACCGGCTCGATGGACTCGTCGGGCAAGATGACCGCGCTGAAGACGGCGGCGACAAACCTGATCGACATCATGAAGGACGCGACGACGGAGACCGACCAGATCAAGGTTTCGATCGTGCCCTTTGCCACGCAGGTCAAGATTGCGACCAGCTTCAAGAACGAGGCTTGGCTTCGCTTCGACCAGACCAAGACGACGTGCACGACGAACAAGGGCAAGCAGACCTGCACCACGACCGCGATTACCAAGTCGACCTGGGCCGGCTGCGTCAGTGACCGCGATCAGCCGAACGACGTGAAGGACAATGAGAGCGTCCTCGCCTACGCCACGCTGTATCCGGCCGATTTCTGCGCGCAATCGACGCTGGCGCCGATTCTGCCGCTGACCGCCGACTGGGCGGCTCTGAAGACCGCCATCAACGGCATGACGCCGGTGGGCAACACAAACGTCACGATCGGCGCGACCTGGGGCATGGCGACGCTGACGCCGGGTGTTCCTTTCACGCAGGCACGCCCCTTCGCGACGCCGCGCCTGAACAAGTACATGATCCTGCTGACGGACGGTGAGAACACGCAGAATCGCTTCACCAGTGACGGCGCTGCGATCGACGCCCGCACGAAGCTCGCCTGCCAGACGGCGAAGGATGCGGGCATCCGGGTCTACACCGTGCGCGTGATCGACGGCGACCGCACTTTGCTGCAGAACTGCGCCAGCGAAGTGGGGATGTATTACGAGGTCAGCAGCGCCGCGCAGCTGACTCCGGTGTTCCAGCAGATCGCGCGCGAGATCAGCCAGGTCCGCCTGACCCATTGA
- a CDS encoding HD family hydrolase, whose product MARAPAPPRAWQRMLSGRRLDLLDPSPLDVEIEDIAHGLARVARWNGQTKGPHSFSVAQHSLLVEAIADHLNPGWSDAWRLMALLHDAPEYVIGDMISPFKLVMGDAYKAVETRLLGAIHLRFGLPAAPPALLKRKTKEADTIAAFLEATELAGFGREEALRYFGRPQALPRAVTALLSPLDTQAAQDRFLERFAALSPG is encoded by the coding sequence ATGGCACGCGCCCCTGCCCCGCCCCGCGCCTGGCAGCGCATGCTGTCGGGCCGCAGGCTCGATCTGCTCGACCCCTCCCCGCTCGATGTCGAGATCGAGGACATCGCCCATGGTCTCGCCCGCGTCGCCCGCTGGAACGGCCAGACGAAAGGGCCGCATTCCTTCTCGGTCGCGCAGCACAGCCTGCTGGTCGAGGCCATCGCCGATCATCTCAACCCCGGCTGGTCCGATGCCTGGCGGCTGATGGCACTGCTCCACGACGCACCGGAATACGTCATCGGCGACATGATCTCGCCGTTCAAGCTGGTGATGGGCGACGCCTACAAGGCAGTAGAGACACGATTGCTCGGCGCGATCCATCTGCGCTTCGGCCTGCCGGCTGCCCCGCCGGCCCTGCTCAAGCGCAAGACCAAGGAGGCCGACACCATCGCCGCCTTCCTGGAGGCGACAGAGCTGGCGGGATTCGGCCGCGAGGAGGCCCTGCGCTATTTCGGCCGGCCGCAGGCGTTGCCGCGGGCGGTGACCGCCCTGCTTTCGCCGCTGGACACGCAAGCCGCGCAGGATCGCTTCCTCGAACGCTTCGCCGCGCTCAGCCCCGGCTGA
- the fghA gene encoding S-formylglutathione hydrolase, translating into MELLSSSKAFGGSQRVYRHDSAACAGPMTFAIYLPHQIEDGPVPLLWYLSGLTCTHQNVMDKGEYRAAAAANGIAIICPDTSPRGEGVPDEPDNWQFGSGAGFYLDATQEPYAKNYRMESYIRDELPGLVSRHFPVDMARQGIFGHSMGGHGAITLALKNPQRYASVSAFAPIAQPSTAGWSRPAFEKYLGTDERSWRAYDATLLIADGHRVKDLLVDQGTADGFLDEGLRPQLLEVACAAAGIPLELQMRDGYDHSYNFISTFMAQHIAWHAERLTAP; encoded by the coding sequence ATGGAACTCCTCTCCTCCTCGAAGGCCTTCGGCGGCTCGCAGCGCGTCTATCGCCATGACAGCGCGGCTTGCGCCGGCCCGATGACCTTTGCGATCTATCTGCCGCACCAGATCGAGGACGGCCCGGTTCCGCTGCTCTGGTATCTCTCGGGACTGACCTGCACGCACCAGAACGTCATGGACAAGGGCGAGTACCGCGCGGCCGCCGCCGCCAACGGAATCGCCATCATCTGCCCGGACACCAGCCCGCGCGGAGAGGGCGTGCCCGACGAGCCCGACAACTGGCAGTTCGGCTCGGGCGCGGGCTTCTATCTCGACGCCACGCAGGAGCCCTATGCGAAGAACTACCGGATGGAGAGCTACATCCGCGACGAATTGCCGGGCCTCGTCTCCCGACATTTCCCGGTCGACATGGCTCGCCAGGGCATCTTCGGTCATTCCATGGGCGGCCATGGCGCGATCACCCTCGCGTTGAAGAACCCGCAGCGTTACGCCTCCGTCTCCGCCTTCGCGCCGATCGCGCAGCCCTCGACCGCCGGCTGGTCGCGCCCGGCCTTCGAGAAGTATCTCGGCACCGACGAGCGGAGCTGGCGCGCTTATGACGCGACCCTGCTGATCGCCGACGGCCATCGCGTCAAGGATTTGCTGGTCGACCAGGGCACCGCCGACGGCTTCCTCGACGAGGGCTTGCGGCCGCAGCTCCTGGAGGTCGCCTGTGCCGCGGCCGGCATCCCGCTCGAACTGCAGATGCGCGACGGCTACGACCACTCCTACAACTTCATCTCGACCTTCATGGCGCAGCACATCGCCTGGCATGCGGAAAGGCTGACGGCGCCCTGA